Part of the Woronichinia naegeliana WA131 genome, AATAGCCCTCAAGCCAACCTTCCAGGGTATGCTCACTTAGCATTTCCATGACGCGACCATCAACGGCTAATTCCCCCCCGTCCTCATCTTCGGGTAAATAGTCGGCAATCCAGAATTTTTTGCTAACTTCATACACCGCTTGCAATTTATTCGAGGTATTTTCATCGGGGCCAAAAACGCGGAAGTTAGTCATATTTGACTTCATCACATCGCGCAATAAAACCCCCAAGGGCTTGGTATTTTCGGCTTCAATGGTGCCTGGTTTTTCGACCTTAACGCCGTACTCTCGGAAGTTAGGCATTTTCAAATCCCGACAAAGTAAACCCCCATTGGCGTAGGGAGTGGAACCTAGGCGTTTGTCTCCTGTGGGGGCCGTTGCCTTAATTTCAGGCAAAATCGTACCATTTTTATCAAAGAGTTCTTCGGGTTTATAGCTCCGCATCCAGGCTTCTAGTTGAGTGCGATGTTCGGCGTTCTCGTGCATTCCGCCCATGGGAACTTGGTGCGATCGCCAGAAGCCTTCCACCTTATGACCATCCACAAAATCGGGGCCAGTCCAGCCCTTGGGAGAACGTAACACAATCATCGGCCAAATCGGACGAGTGGCGATCCCTGTACTGCGGGCTTCGTGTTGAATGCTGTGAATTTCGGCGATGCAATGATCGAGGGTTGCTGCCAAAGCCTGGTGCATAGACTCAGGTTCCGAACCCTCCACAAAATAGGGCGTATAACCATAACCCTCAAACAGAGATTTCAGTTCCTTATGGCTAATGCGAGAAAGAATTGTCGGGTTATTAATCTTGTAACCGTTCAAATGCAGTACTGGCAAAACCGCCCCATCTCGAATCGGGTTAATAAATTTATTGGAATGCCAGGAAGTCGCCAAAGGCCCTGTTTCCGCCTCGCCATCGCCAGGCATAGAGACCACAATCAAATTGGGATTATCAAAAGCTGCACCGTAGGCATGGGATAGGCTATAACCGAGTTCTCCTCCTTCGTGGATAGAACCTGGAGTTTCGGGAGTACAGTGACTACCAACGCCTCCAGGAAAGGAAAACTGTTTAAAAAATTGCTTCATTCCCTCCTCATCTTCACTACATTCGGGATAAAAATGGGAATAGCTACCTTCTAGATAACAGGGGCCAAGAAAGCCTGGTGCACCATGACCGGCTCCGACCATGAAGAGTAGGTCTTGATCGTTCTTTTTAATGATGCGGTTGAGGTGGGTATAAAGGAAGCTAATGCCAGGGCTGGAACCCCAGTGGCCTAAAAGACGTTTTTTGATTTGGTCAGGGTTTAACGGTTCTCGCAATAAAGGGTTGTCGCGCAGATAGATCATGCCTGCGGCCAAGTAATTAGAGGCTAGCCAATAGGCATGAAGATTTTTCAATTCATCGGGACTGAGGGGATTGCCAGAAATGGTAGAGCGGGCAGGCCCAAAAGCACTAACGGAGATGTCGTGATGGGGTTTAGCGTGAGTGGCAACCATAAAGAATACAGTAATGGTTAAAAAAAAGGAATTTCCCTGGACTGTTCGCCCAGGTTACTGCTGCTTACTCGAAATTGCTATTAAATTAATATTAAGGTTTGATTAATAAAACTCTATGGCAATAGGGCGATCGCGGTTTACTCCGTTTAATTGCAAGTGGGCGATCGCGGAAGTGTGAAAATCTGTCCTTTAGCAACGCGGTGAGTTTCGTAATGCGCAGGATCAACCCCACGAAAACTTTATTTTCCCTGAAGAAGTCTTACCTCATGGTAATGCTCTCCAGGATTAGGGTTTCATAAAAATTGAGAAGGGTTTTGCTAGACTACCCTTCTTTTTTGGGTTCAAT contains:
- a CDS encoding phosphoketolase family protein, which translates into the protein MVATHAKPHHDISVSAFGPARSTISGNPLSPDELKNLHAYWLASNYLAAGMIYLRDNPLLREPLNPDQIKKRLLGHWGSSPGISFLYTHLNRIIKKNDQDLLFMVGAGHGAPGFLGPCYLEGSYSHFYPECSEDEEGMKQFFKQFSFPGGVGSHCTPETPGSIHEGGELGYSLSHAYGAAFDNPNLIVVSMPGDGEAETGPLATSWHSNKFINPIRDGAVLPVLHLNGYKINNPTILSRISHKELKSLFEGYGYTPYFVEGSEPESMHQALAATLDHCIAEIHSIQHEARSTGIATRPIWPMIVLRSPKGWTGPDFVDGHKVEGFWRSHQVPMGGMHENAEHRTQLEAWMRSYKPEELFDKNGTILPEIKATAPTGDKRLGSTPYANGGLLCRDLKMPNFREYGVKVEKPGTIEAENTKPLGVLLRDVMKSNMTNFRVFGPDENTSNKLQAVYEVSKKFWIADYLPEDEDGGELAVDGRVMEMLSEHTLEGWLEGYLLTGRHGFFSTYESFAHVIDSMFNQHAKWLEICNHIRWRQDVPSLNLLITSTVWRQDHNGFTHQDPGFLDVVLNKSPDVIRIYMPPDVNSLLSVADHCLRSKNYINVIVSDKQSHLQYHDMETAVKNCTKGIDIWEWASTDAGQDPDVVLATAGDIPTKESLAASCILREHFPDLKIRFVNVIDLLRLQPKEEHPHGLSDRDFDSLFTKDKPVIFNFHGYPWLIHRLTYRRTNHPNFHVRGYKEKGNINTPLDLAMANQIDRFSIAIDVIDRLPQLQVAGAHIKEFLKDEQISCRHYAYEYGIDRPDTVAWKWPF